Within the Granulicella sibirica genome, the region ATCGGCAAGAACATGCACGAGGATCCGCAGGTTCCGAACTACGGGCCTCGCGGTAAGGGCCCACGCCTGAAAGCCGGCATGGTTCTGGCCATTGAGCCGATGATTAATCTGGGCAAGCCTGAGGTTCGCGTCCTGGCTGACGGATGGACCGCGGTCACCGTGGATGGGAGTTACAGTGCTCATTTCGAGCATACCGTCGCGATCACCGATAAAGGCCCGCAGGTTCTTACGCGTTAGTGCGTCATGGCATAAACGACGTAGTTTGTTCCGATTCTCAGGGCTAAATCCGAGAATTTGAGTGGATATCTTGGATTATCCGACCATTCCCAGGCGTCTCCGATGTCGGAGTTGAGGGAGATGGCTACCATGATGCGGCCTTTGTCGTCGTAGATTCCTTCCCAGCGGGCGACTCGTCCGTCTTTCTTGAAGCCGGTGCTGAGGTGTTCAGCTCCGGGGATCTGATATCGGTCATCAAGATCAAAGACGGTGTGGAAGATAGTGTCTTCGTTTGGGATGTCGACGATGTCGCGATCGGGGAAGACGACCTTCATGCTCTTTTCGAAAAAGGCTTGTTCTTCGTGGCCGTGGAAGTCGTCGGCCATGAAAAACCCTCCGCGGAGCAGATAATCCCGTAGTTTTGCTGCCTGTTTGTCGGTTAATCCCCATTCTCCAACCTGGACGGCGTAGAGCCAGGGCCAGTTGTAGATTTCGTCTCCGTCGTCGAGGTTGACGGATTGCTCTACGGAACGGGCGTCGATTCGGGTGAGGCGGCGGATGGCTGCGGCTAGCTTGCGGTCGGCGGCGGGGAAGTCCTGGGTCCATAGGGAGAGGCCTTCGCGCCAGTCTCCGTCGAAGCGGCCGCGGTAGCCGTCGAGGGGGCCGGGAGGGTACATGAGGCGGGCGAAGGTCCACTCGGCCTTGTGATTCCAATCGGGTGGAAGTGGCATGTTTTCATAACCTTCCACCGATGGATACGAATGGAACGGGCGTTGCGCGTAGAGGACGCCGACGATGATTCCGGTCAAGGCGAGAGCGTAGACGGATCGTTTCAGAGAGGTCATGGGCCAGCTTCCCACGTTCTGGTA harbors:
- a CDS encoding DUF4159 domain-containing protein; protein product: MTSLKRSVYALALTGIIVGVLYAQRPFHSYPSVEGYENMPLPPDWNHKAEWTFARLMYPPGPLDGYRGRFDGDWREGLSLWTQDFPAADRKLAAAIRRLTRIDARSVEQSVNLDDGDEIYNWPWLYAVQVGEWGLTDKQAAKLRDYLLRGGFFMADDFHGHEEQAFFEKSMKVVFPDRDIVDIPNEDTIFHTVFDLDDRYQIPGAEHLSTGFKKDGRVARWEGIYDDKGRIMVAISLNSDIGDAWEWSDNPRYPLKFSDLALRIGTNYVVYAMTH